DNA sequence from the Agromyces aureus genome:
GCTGCGTCGCACCATGGGCCCGCAACGTGTCCCGCTCGAGCAGGTAGCACTCGAGCAGCATGTCGCTCGTGAACCGCTGGAAGTCGAGCAGGTGGGCGGGATTCCGGCTGCACGGGGCGAGACGCGGCGGCAGCACCTCGTCGATCGATCCGTAGCGCTGCGACCAGAAGTCCGTGCCCCAAGCCGCATTGAGGGCGTCGACACCCCCGTACCGCTCGGACAACCAGCGGCGGAAGGCGTCACGTGCGGCGTCCGAGTAGTCCGCGGCCAGGTGGCATCCGTACTCGTTGTTGACGTGCCACATCACCACCGCGGGGTGGTTCGCGTAGCGATCCGCCAGGGCCGCGGCGATGTCTCGCGCCAGCCGCCGATACACCGGCGAGGACGGAGCGAAGTGCCCTCGTGCGCCGGGCCAGAGCGTTGCACCGCGCTCATCCTGCGGCAGGATCTCGGGGTGGCGTGCCGAGGCCCACGGCGGGGGCGATGCGGTCGGCGTGGCGAGATCGACCGCGATCCCGCCGGCGTGCAGCAGCTCGATGACGCGATCGAGCCAGCCGAAGTCGAACCGACCCTCTTCGGGCTGCAGCCGCGACCACGAGAAGATGCCGAGGTTGACGAGCGTGACCCCGGCCTCGCGCATGCGCGTGACGTCCTCCGGCCAGACCTCCTCCGGCCATTGGTCGGGGTTGTAGTCGGCGCCGTAGTGCATGCATACCTCTCACAGGTCGGGTCGGGTCGGGTCGGGTCGGGTCGGGTCGGGTCGGGGGCGGTCGAGTCGTCGAGTCCTCGGACCGTGGTTCGTGCGGCCGTGACTCAGTCCAGGCGCTCGGCGTGCACGACGCGCGCGGTCTGCGGCCAGCGAGCAGGTGGGAGCAGTCCGACGGTGCCGAGCGCGAACCCGGATGCCTCCACGACGGTCACGCCGCGGGCAGACGCGCCACCGCCCGAGACGAACCGATCGGATGCCGCGCTGCCGGGGTTCACGGCACGAACCGCATACCTCGCCCGGGCGTCGAGCCCTGGCAGCCGGAACGGGGGCGGATCCGCCACCGTCTCCTCGAGCTGCGCATAGACGAAGATCCCCTCGCTGCGATCGTCGGCGACGACGCCGGTCACGGCGACGGCGTCGGGCAGGTCGTCCGCCCGATGCAGTCGACCGGTGTGCACGAGGCCACGGTGCTTGCGATAGAGGGCGATCCAGTCGCGCAGCCGGTCGCGCTCCTCGAGATTCGCGGAGGACAGATCCCACTCGATGCCGAGGTCGCCGAGGAACGCGGTGGCGACTCGGAAGTCGAGGTCGCTCACCCGCCCCGTCTGATGGTTGCGCGGCGCCGAGATGTGTGCGCCCAGCCAGGCCAGCGGAGCGAGTTGTGCCGTTCCGCGCTGGATGCGCTGGCGCGACAGCGCATCGGTGCCGTCGCTCGTCCAGACGCGCTCGACCCTGCTGAGCGAATCGAGGTCGATGCGCGCGCCGCCAGAGGCGCAGCCCTCCCACACGACGTCGGGGTGCGCGGCGCGCAGGCGGTCGAGCAGTGCCGCGTACCCCAGCGTGTGCGCGTGGATGCCGGTCGCTCCGTCGCGAACGCCGCTGCCGGCGTCGAAGAGCTGCCGGTTGTGGTCCCACTTCACGTAGTCGACGCCGTTCTCGGCGAGCACGGCCGAGATCTGCGAGAACAGATGGTCGTGCACCTCTGGCCTGGAGAGATCGAGCACCTCCTGCGACCGCATCGGGGTCGGCACTCGCCCGCCCGTGGCAAGGATCCAGTCGGGATGCGCACGGTAGAGGTCGGAGTCGAGATTCACCATCTCGGGCTCGAGCCACAGCCCGAATTCCATGCCGAGCTCGTGCACGAGATCGGAGAGCGGGCGGAGCCCGTCTGGTCCGAAGTGGTCGGAGACGACCCAGTCGCCGAGGCCCCGCGAGTCGTCGCGGCGCGAGCCGAACCATCCGTCGTCGAGCACGAACCGTTCGACGCCGACCTCCGCCGCGAGCCGTGCCAGGGCAAACAGGCGCTCGACGTCGTGGTCGTGGTACACCGCCTCCCAGACGTTGCTGGTCACGGCGCGCTCGTGCAGGGCATCCGGATGCCACGACCGCACGAGTGCGTGCGACTGGGCCGCGAGCCCGTCGAGGCCGTCATCGGCCGCGAAGGCGTAGACCCACGGCGTGGCGTACTCCTCGCCCGGCGCGAGCACCACCTCGCCCGGACCGAGCGCCTCGCCGCCGCCGACCGTGATGATGCCGGTGCGCTGGCGTTCGAGCACGTGCCGCACCTCGCCTGCGGCGGCGACGTGCACCCCGACGACCTGCCCGCGCGAGAACCCGAACCCCTGTTCGCCCGCGATCAGCATCGTCGCCGAGTCCCACCCGGGCCGGCCCTCGGTGCTCTCGCGCACCCACGTGCCGTCGGCGATCGGCCGACGTTGCGCCATGCGCTCGAGGGCCCACCGGCCGGTGAAGTCGAGCTGCTCGACCATCGTCACCGGTGCGGGCAGGGCGACCTCGAGCGCATCGACCACGTACCCGCCCGCGCCCGTGTTGCGGAGCGCATGACGCACGCGCACCCCTCCCCCGGCGACGCCCTCGAGCTCGGATCGCAGCGCGAGACCCGCCACCTCGTCGACCGCCTCGACGACCACGGCGCCGTGCTCGGCCGATGCGTCTGCGGTGACCGACACGGGCACGAACCGGCTCGACCAGTCGCGCCCCGCCGCGGGACCGCTCCCGTCGCCCAGCCGGTGGCCGCGAAGGCCACGCCGGCCGATCCACAGCTGCGAGGCCTCGCCGAGCAGTGGAACGGCGCGCCCGAAGATGTCGAACGGGGTCGGGAATGCGGGCGGGTCGCCGACCAGCGCGGCGACGTCGGCCGCGTCCTCGGGCGAGAAGCCGCCCTCGGGGGCAGCGCCCAGCCAGGCGAGCGCGGGCAGACGGTCGGGTCGTTCGACGACCAGGAGCGCGGTGCGCGTTCCGATGACGTGGACGGACATGGGGGTTCGGGTTCCCTTTCGTGAGGTCGGTCGCCGGTCAGCCCTTGACCGACGACCCCATTGCCGAGGACATGAAATAGCGCTGACCGAAGAGGAAGACGATGATCACGGGCAGCATGTAGATGATCGCGCCGGCGGACTGCAACGGCACGAGCGGATTGCCGCGCGGGTCCGCGTACATCGACGTCGTCGCGACGGCGAGGGTCGTGTTGTCCATGTTGAGCAGCAGTGCGGGAGCGAGGTAGTCGCCCCAGGCGCCGGTGAACGACAGCAGGAACACGGTGAGCAGCGCGGGCCGGGCGAGCGGCAGGAACACGAGGAAGTACGACCGGATCCATCCGGCGCCGTCCATGATCGCGGCATCCTCGAGCTCCCGGGGAACCGCCGAGAAGAACTGCCGGAACAGGAAGATGAAGAACGGCGCACCGGCCAGTCCCCAGAGCACCCACGGCCAGTACGTGCCGACGAGGCCGAGCCGCGCGAACAGCACGTACGTCGGGATGAGGGTCGCCATGGCCGGGATCATCATCGTCGAGACCACGAGCAGGAAGAGGGCGTTCTTGCCCGGCGCGCGGAGGCGTGCGAAGGCGAAGCCGACCGTCGCGCTGCTGAACGTCGTGAGCACGGCCGTCATGATCGACAGGAACAGCGAGTTCGCTCCATAGGAGAGGTAGTCGACCTTCGTCACGGCATCGATGAAGTTCGACCACACGGGCGACGACAGATCGAGCAGACCCGAGACGCCGTCGTTGAGCTGCTGCGGCGTCGCGAGCGCGGTCAGCACGATCCAGATGAACGGGATGCCGAAGATCGCGATCGCGATCACGATCATGATGTAGATCCCGACCGAGGGTCGATCACCGGGCGACGAGCTCGTCCGTCGGCGCGCCTTCGGTGCGGGCGCCCTCAGGGCGAGCGTCGTGGTGGGCGGCGTCGTCGCCGTACCCATCGGACTCTCTGCGAGATGCGTCATTTCTCGTCCTCTCGATCCTCGACGTCGTTCTGGTAGAACACGACCCGCCGGCTGACGCGCTGCATGATCACGGTGAAGAGCAGGATCACCACGAAGAAGACCCAGAGCATCGCCGAGCCGTAGCCGAAGCGGTTGTTGTAGAAGAACTCGTTGTAGACGTGGACCATGAACAGCGTCGTGCTCTCGGGCACCATGGCCGACGACAGCTTCCCTGAGGATTCAGCCAGCAGCATCGGCTGCACGAGCATCTGCAGCGTCGCGATGATGCCGGTGATCACCTGGAAGTACAGCACCGGGGAGATGAGCGGCACGACGACGCTCCGCAGCACCCGCAAGCGGCCGGCGCCGTCGAGGCGTGCGGCCTCGGTCAGCTCCTGCGGCACGTCCTGCAGCGCCGCGAGCGAGATGATCATGCCCCCGCCGAGGCCCCACAACGACATCACGATCAACGCGTAGATGACGTAGGGGTCGGCGAGCCAGGTGACCTTCTGCCCGCCGAACACCTGCACGATTCCGTTGAGCAGGCCGGCGTCCTTGCTGAAGATGAGGCGCCACATGATCGCCGTCGCGACGATCGGCACGACCGACGGCACGAAGAAGATGGCGCGCACGACCCCGCGGGCGCGGATGCGCTCATTGACCAGCAACGCCAGGAAGAGTCCGCCCGCGACGCTCAGGGGGACGACCACCGCCGTGTAGGCGACGGTTCGCATCATGCTCTCCCACACGGCGGGACTTGCGGTGAAGAGCTCGACATAATTGCGGATGCCGATGAAGCGCCACTTCGCCGAGGCGCCGTCGTAGTTCGTGAAGCTGACGATCAACGCGTAGACCACCGGCGTGAGGGTCAGCAGGACGAAGCCCGCGATCCACGGCGAGGCGAACAGATAGAAGGTGCGGGCCCGGTAGCGACGCCACCCGCGAGTGCGGGCGGCGCCCGCGGCGGCGACGTTCGTCGCCGCCGCGGCCGCTGCCAAGGTACTCATCCCAGCTGGTCCTTGCCCTGGGCGAGAAGGGTGTTCATCCGATCCTGAACCTCCTGGCCGATCTCCTTCGCCGTCTTCTCGCCGAGGATGCCCGACTGCACGCCCTTGTCGAGCTCGGGGTTCCACTGATCGATCGAGATGTACGGCGAGTCCTGAAGCGGGACCACGAACTCGACCTCGGCCTTCGCAAGCTCCGCCGCCTGCTGCTGGTACGGCTGCTCGGTCGGCAGGTACTCCCACAGCGACTCGAGTGCGGGCAGGCCCCAGCCGCTCTTCGCACGGTCGATGGCCGGCTGTCCGCCGATGAAGTACTCCATCACTCGCCACGCCGCATCCTTGTCATCGGATGCCTCGGGGATCCAGGCTCCGACGCCGCCGTTGACCGCGCTGATGCGCTCGCCCCAGGTCGGCGCCGGCGCGAGCGATGCGGTCGCGGCCACGTTGGCCGCCTCTTCCGCGGTGAACTGGCCGGCGAACCAGTAGCCGTCCATGGATGCGGCCATCTCGCCGCCCGTGAACGCCGGTCCGTCCTGACCCGCGGCGAGCGGGTTGAGCGACGTCGGGCCGATGCCGAGCTTGCCGTAGTCGATCAGCCACTGGATCGCTCGGATCGCCTCGGGCGAGGTGAGGTTCGCCTCGGTGAGGTCCTCGCTGAAGATCTGCTCGCCCTGCTGCTCGACCATCTCCTGGAGAAGACCGCCGATGCCCCACTGCCATTCGATGCCGATGGGCAGCTCGATGCCGGCCGCCTTGAGCGCCTCGCCCTTGGTCAGGATGTCGTCCCAGCTGGCGGGTTCGGTCGTGCTGAGCGGCTCGACGCCCGCCTGCGTGAACAGGGCCTCGTTCTGCCAGAAGGTCGTGTCGGGACTGAAGTCCTTCACCAGCCCGTAGAGGCTGCCCGAGCCGCGCTCGGTGCCGTTCCAGCGCCACAGGTCGTTCACCGGAAGGAGGTCGTCCTCCTTGATGACGTCGCTCTCGGCGATGTAGTCGTCGAGCGGCGTCGCGAGCTCCCGGGCGAAGAGGTTGGCGCTGGGCTTGCCGCGCACCAGGTCGGGCGGGTCGCCCGCCGTCATCATGGCGTTCAGGCGGTTGGTGTCGAACTCGACGAAGTCGATCTTGATGTCGGGGTTGTCGGCCTCGAAGGCCTCGACCTGCTCCTTGGTGAACTCGCTCGTGGCGTACATGACGGTCACCGTGGTGACGCCCGGCGTGCCGGAGCCTCCAGCGGTGCAGCCGCTGAGCACGAGTGCTCCTGCGGCCGCGAGGGCTCCGGCGGCCAAGCCTGCGCGCAGACGGGTGGGGTTCGACATCATTGTCCTTTCATGGGGATGTGTCTCGGATGAGGTGAGTGGGGCGATTCGGTTCATGACGGCGAGTGTTCGCGCCATCGGGCGGGCTCGACCAGGCGGATGCCGCGGACGGCGCCGATCGGAGCGTCGGATCGGTTCCGGGCCTCTTGGGCTGCGGGCGAGACCCGAACGGGTGCGTCGGGGTGCAGTGCCAGCAGCTCCAGCACGACCTCGGTTGCGGGGGTTGCGCCGACGTCGCGGAGGTTCACGACGAAGTCGTGCCCCGTCCAGAACTGGTCGTAGACGACCACGCCGTCGACCAGCAACTGCAGGACGTCGCCCTCCCAGGTGACCTCGAGCTCGGCGTCCATCGCCTCCGCCTCGGCCGGAATCGGCACGACGATGCGTTCGGCGAGCGCGGCGCGCTGGTCGAGCGTGGGCGCCGACCAGATCTGGGTGTCGTCGAAGCGCCCGTACCCGAGCTCGGGCACGGTGGCGCCCGGACGAAGCGTTTCGAACGGCACGCTTCGCATGACGGAGAAGTTGTCGATGTCGATGTCGACCTCGACGAGCGCGCGCCGCTCGTCGTCATATCGGCGGATGTCGGTCGGGTGCGTCTCGACGCGACCGGCGATCGAGCCATCGCCCTTCGACCATGCTGCCCCGTCCGCGAGCACGAGCTGCCGATGCGGTGATTCGAACACCCAGACGCGAGCACCGTCTTCGGGCGAGAGCACCAGGACGTCGAGCGGCGTCTCCCCCACCGTCAGGTGCAAGACCTCGGACTGCGTGGTGT
Encoded proteins:
- a CDS encoding carbohydrate ABC transporter permease, with translation MTHLAESPMGTATTPPTTTLALRAPAPKARRRTSSSPGDRPSVGIYIMIVIAIAIFGIPFIWIVLTALATPQQLNDGVSGLLDLSSPVWSNFIDAVTKVDYLSYGANSLFLSIMTAVLTTFSSATVGFAFARLRAPGKNALFLLVVSTMMIPAMATLIPTYVLFARLGLVGTYWPWVLWGLAGAPFFIFLFRQFFSAVPRELEDAAIMDGAGWIRSYFLVFLPLARPALLTVFLLSFTGAWGDYLAPALLLNMDNTTLAVATTSMYADPRGNPLVPLQSAGAIIYMLPVIIVFLFGQRYFMSSAMGSSVKG
- a CDS encoding carbohydrate ABC transporter permease; this encodes MSTLAAAAAATNVAAAGAARTRGWRRYRARTFYLFASPWIAGFVLLTLTPVVYALIVSFTNYDGASAKWRFIGIRNYVELFTASPAVWESMMRTVAYTAVVVPLSVAGGLFLALLVNERIRARGVVRAIFFVPSVVPIVATAIMWRLIFSKDAGLLNGIVQVFGGQKVTWLADPYVIYALIVMSLWGLGGGMIISLAALQDVPQELTEAARLDGAGRLRVLRSVVVPLISPVLYFQVITGIIATLQMLVQPMLLAESSGKLSSAMVPESTTLFMVHVYNEFFYNNRFGYGSAMLWVFFVVILLFTVIMQRVSRRVVFYQNDVEDREDEK
- a CDS encoding alpha-galactosidase, whose product is MSVHVIGTRTALLVVERPDRLPALAWLGAAPEGGFSPEDAADVAALVGDPPAFPTPFDIFGRAVPLLGEASQLWIGRRGLRGHRLGDGSGPAAGRDWSSRFVPVSVTADASAEHGAVVVEAVDEVAGLALRSELEGVAGGGVRVRHALRNTGAGGYVVDALEVALPAPVTMVEQLDFTGRWALERMAQRRPIADGTWVRESTEGRPGWDSATMLIAGEQGFGFSRGQVVGVHVAAAGEVRHVLERQRTGIITVGGGEALGPGEVVLAPGEEYATPWVYAFAADDGLDGLAAQSHALVRSWHPDALHERAVTSNVWEAVYHDHDVERLFALARLAAEVGVERFVLDDGWFGSRRDDSRGLGDWVVSDHFGPDGLRPLSDLVHELGMEFGLWLEPEMVNLDSDLYRAHPDWILATGGRVPTPMRSQEVLDLSRPEVHDHLFSQISAVLAENGVDYVKWDHNRQLFDAGSGVRDGATGIHAHTLGYAALLDRLRAAHPDVVWEGCASGGARIDLDSLSRVERVWTSDGTDALSRQRIQRGTAQLAPLAWLGAHISAPRNHQTGRVSDLDFRVATAFLGDLGIEWDLSSANLEERDRLRDWIALYRKHRGLVHTGRLHRADDLPDAVAVTGVVADDRSEGIFVYAQLEETVADPPPFRLPGLDARARYAVRAVNPGSAASDRFVSGGGASARGVTVVEASGFALGTVGLLPPARWPQTARVVHAERLD
- a CDS encoding ABC transporter substrate-binding protein, translated to MSNPTRLRAGLAAGALAAAGALVLSGCTAGGSGTPGVTTVTVMYATSEFTKEQVEAFEADNPDIKIDFVEFDTNRLNAMMTAGDPPDLVRGKPSANLFARELATPLDDYIAESDVIKEDDLLPVNDLWRWNGTERGSGSLYGLVKDFSPDTTFWQNEALFTQAGVEPLSTTEPASWDDILTKGEALKAAGIELPIGIEWQWGIGGLLQEMVEQQGEQIFSEDLTEANLTSPEAIRAIQWLIDYGKLGIGPTSLNPLAAGQDGPAFTGGEMAASMDGYWFAGQFTAEEAANVAATASLAPAPTWGERISAVNGGVGAWIPEASDDKDAAWRVMEYFIGGQPAIDRAKSGWGLPALESLWEYLPTEQPYQQQAAELAKAEVEFVVPLQDSPYISIDQWNPELDKGVQSGILGEKTAKEIGQEVQDRMNTLLAQGKDQLG